A single window of Nicotiana tomentosiformis chromosome 1, ASM39032v3, whole genome shotgun sequence DNA harbors:
- the LOC104105903 gene encoding pentatricopeptide repeat-containing protein CRR2, chloroplastic encodes MWSLQSPPPSLLQLPPPSYLPFNLLHQTSPLFTSSYSYRPTSIHCTTSNNTHIVSNPKPTTSTFSHNYNDSIQSLCKKGHLKEALQLLFQEPNPTQRTYELLILSCSQNHSLSHALTLHRKLIDDGFDQDPFLATKLINVYSHLGCIDHVRQVFDKISNRTIFVWNAFFRALALAGHGEEVLDFYRRMNGIGIPSDRFTYTYVLKACVASESSSPSLEKGKEIHGHMLRHGYERHLHIMTTLIDVYARFGRVGDASCLFYEMPEKNLVSWSAMIACYAKNGKPLEALELFREMMSYDDMLPNSVTMVSVLQACAALAALEQGKLLHGYILRKGLDSILPVLSALVTMYSRCGALELGRRVFDQMGKRDVVAWNSMISSFGIHGFGAKAIEVFREMIRYGVSPSPVSFVSVLGACSHAGLVAEGKRLFDSMSREHNIYPSVEHYACMVDLLGRANQLEEAAIIIQDMRIEPGPKVWGSLLGSCRIHCNVDLAERASRRLFELEPTNAGNYVLLTDIYAEARMWDEVKRVRKLLEAKGLRKVSGCSWIEVKRKIYCLQSVDEINPQIEQIHALLLKLSMEMKQNGYVPNTRIVLYDLEEEEKERILLGHSEKLAVAFGLINNSKGETIRISKNLRLCEDCHSFTKLISKYANREILVRDINRFHHFKDGVCSCGDYW; translated from the coding sequence ATGTGGTCGCTTCAATCTCCTCCTCCATCTCTTCTTCAACTTCCTCCTCCTTCTTACCTTCCCTTCAACCTTTTGCACCAAACTAGTCCCCTCTTCACTTCTTCTTATTCATATCGTCCAACCTCAATCCACTGTACCACCAGCAATAACACCCACATTGTCAGCAACCCAAAACCCACTACTTCTACTTTTAGCCATAATTACAACGATTCAATTCAATCTCTTTGCAAAAAAGGACATCTGAAAGAAGCCCTTCAGCTCCTCTTTCAGGAGCCCAATCCCACCCAACGTACCTACGAGCTGCTCATCCTTTCCTGCTCCCAAAATCACTCCCTCTCCCACGCTTTAACTCTTCACCGCAAACTCATTGATGATGGGTTCGATCAAGATCCTTTCTTGGCTACCAAACTCATTAATGTGTACTCCCACTTGGGCTGTATCGACCACGTCcgccaagtgtttgataaaatttccAACCGAACCATCTTCGTTTGGAACGCCTTTTTCCGGGCATTGGCTTTAGCTGGCCATGGTGAAGAAGTTTTGGACTTTTACAGACGTATGAATGGCATTGGAATCCCATCAGATAGGTTCACGTATACGTACGTGCTCAAAGCTTGTGTTGCTTCTGAATCGTCATCGCCATCGCTCGAAAAGGGCAAGGAAATTCATGGCCACATGTTGAGACACGGTTATGAGCGTCATCTTCATATTATGACGACCTTAATTGATGTATATGCTAGGTTTGGTCGCGTAGGCGATGCAAGTTGTTTGTTCTATGAGATGCCAGAGAAAAATTTGGTGTCTTGGAGCGCAATGATTGCCTGTTATGCAAAGAACGGGAAACCTCTTGAAGCATTGGAGCTTTTTCGTGAAATGATGAGCTATGATGATATGTTGCCAAATTCAGTGACTATGGTTAGTGTTCTTCAAGCTTGTGCAGCACTGGCTGCACTAGAGCAAGGGAAGCTATTACATGGATATATACTTAGGAAAGGGCTCGACTCTATTTTGCCCGTTCTCAGTGCTCTTGTGACAATGTATTCAAGGTGTGGTGCTCTAGAATTGGGACGAAGAGTGTTTGATCAGATGGGCAAGAGGGATGTTGTTGCATGGAATTCCATGATTTCAAGCTTTGGAATACATGGATTTGGGGCCAAAGCAATTGAAGTTTTTAGAGAAATGATTCGATATGGAGTGTCACCAAGTCCAGTATCATTCGTTAGTGTATTGGGAGCTTGCAGTCATGCAGGGCTTGTGGCGGAGGGGAAACGTTTGTTTGATTCAATGTCGAGAGAACATAATATCTACCCTAGTGTGGAGCACTATGCTTGCATGGTTGATCTTCTTGGAAGAGCCAATCAGTTAGAAGAAGCGGCTATAATCATACAAGATATGCGGATTGAACCAGGACCCAAAGTTTGGGGGTCTCTTCTTGGATCATGTAGGATTCATTGTAATGTTGACCTTGCAGAGAGGGCAAGCAGAAGGTTGTTTGAGCTTGAACCCACAAATGCTGGGAACTATGTACTTTTGACTGACATTTATGCAGAAGCTAGGATGTGGGATGAGGTAAAACGAGTTAGGAAGCTTTTGGAAGCCAAAGGGTTGCGGAAAGTCTCTGGTTGTAGCTGGATTGAAGTAAAGAGGAAAATCTACTGTCTCCAGTCAGTTGACGAAATTAACCCACAAATTGAGCAAATTCATGCATTGTTGCTAAAGCTGTCAATGGAGATGAAGCAGAATGGGTATGTGCCAAATACCAGAATCGTGCTGTATGATCTTGAAGAAGAGGAGAAAGAACGTATTTTGTTGGGTCATAGTGAGAAATTAGCAGTTGCCTTTGGGTTGATTAATAACAGTAAAGGAGAGACTATAAGGATTAGTAAGAACTTGAGATTATGTGAAGACTGTCACTCCTTCACTAAGCTCATTTCAAAATATGCAAACAGAGAAATTCTAGTCAGAGACATCAATCGATTTCACCATTTCAAGGATGGGGTTTGTTCATGTGGGGATTATTGGTAG